In Streptomyces sp. SN-593, a single genomic region encodes these proteins:
- a CDS encoding helix-turn-helix domain-containing protein has protein sequence MSVNPGRFASRKLDRTLSARSLYGAELRYYRERAGLSLVELAAKLHIEMSFLARIEQGERRLPDELTSAVDQLLDTGDFFERNIEAARSAPPPGRLSPLAEWEWLATAIREWDAALVPGLLQTDAYARAVAEAYAPVLADRTVRHRWEARLSRTPVLLDPLGPRYSAVVGETALRRPLGGPAVMAGQLRHLADLVRRQRIALNVLPLTATPHPTATDGALRLMTFAEELPLGHFTAHQTGAPLSEPATTSLMQLTHDLLAGAALPPEASLRLIETTAAAYEREDGRACGRDAEGAQDAEGQREVEPARGR, from the coding sequence ATGTCCGTGAATCCAGGACGCTTCGCGTCACGGAAGTTGGACCGTACGCTCTCGGCGCGGTCGCTGTACGGCGCGGAGTTGCGGTATTACCGGGAACGGGCCGGGCTGAGCCTCGTGGAGCTGGCCGCGAAGCTGCACATCGAGATGTCGTTCCTGGCGAGGATCGAACAGGGGGAGCGGCGGCTGCCGGACGAGTTGACGAGCGCGGTCGACCAACTCCTGGACACCGGCGACTTCTTCGAGCGGAACATCGAGGCGGCCCGGTCCGCCCCGCCGCCCGGGCGGCTCTCCCCGCTGGCGGAGTGGGAGTGGCTGGCGACGGCCATCCGGGAGTGGGACGCGGCGCTGGTGCCGGGCCTGTTGCAGACGGACGCGTACGCGCGGGCGGTCGCGGAGGCGTACGCGCCGGTGCTGGCCGACCGTACGGTCCGGCACCGCTGGGAGGCGAGGCTGTCGCGGACGCCGGTGCTGCTGGACCCGCTCGGGCCGCGCTACAGCGCGGTGGTGGGGGAGACCGCGCTGCGCAGGCCGCTGGGCGGACCGGCGGTGATGGCCGGGCAGTTGCGCCACCTCGCCGACCTGGTGCGGCGGCAGCGGATCGCCCTGAACGTGCTGCCGCTGACGGCGACCCCGCATCCGACCGCGACCGACGGGGCGTTGCGGCTGATGACGTTCGCGGAGGAGCTGCCGCTCGGGCACTTCACCGCGCACCAGACGGGCGCACCGCTCAGCGAGCCGGCCACGACGAGCCTGATGCAGCTCACCCACGACCTGCTGGCGGGCGCCGCGCTGCCCCCGGAGGCGTCGCTGCGGCTGATCGAGACGACCGCGGCGGCGTACGAGCGGGAGGACGGGCGGGCGTGCGGGCGGGACGCGGAGGGCGCGCAGGACGCGGAGGGGCAGCGGGAGGTCGAGCCCGCGCGGGGGCGCTGA
- a CDS encoding helix-turn-helix domain-containing protein, translating to MAAKLGATGRRLELGLRLRSIRESIIVNGRPMTRTMAAQGTKVSEAALQRIETGAINFRNAGDLRRLLAKYGVDDEEVIESLVELNRDATNQDWVTRYRGNLLPAMKGFVGIEAEAQEIRIYQPAVVHGLLQTEAYAQAIFDLERPVEETTSEFIANNVALRMERKERVIARRPEPVRLWVILAESALRYVVGCPATMRSQYEEITRLSKLDHVTIQVLPMHSRGYRSRSDLVVIELHGGLPPMVQVDNAWGGVSTSDKPKEVARFNRKFNQMISSALPSEETPDFMQRLAREV from the coding sequence GTGGCAGCGAAACTCGGAGCAACAGGACGGCGCCTGGAACTCGGCCTACGGCTGCGCAGTATCCGGGAGAGCATCATCGTGAACGGCCGACCGATGACGCGGACCATGGCCGCCCAGGGCACGAAGGTCTCCGAGGCCGCGCTGCAACGCATCGAGACGGGCGCGATCAACTTCCGCAACGCGGGCGACCTCCGCAGGCTTCTCGCCAAGTACGGAGTGGACGACGAGGAAGTCATCGAAAGTCTGGTCGAGTTGAACCGCGACGCGACCAACCAGGACTGGGTGACGCGGTACCGGGGCAACCTGCTCCCGGCGATGAAGGGCTTCGTCGGCATCGAGGCGGAGGCCCAGGAGATCCGGATCTACCAACCGGCGGTCGTGCACGGCCTGCTCCAGACGGAGGCGTACGCGCAGGCGATCTTCGATCTGGAGCGGCCGGTCGAAGAGACCACGAGCGAGTTCATCGCGAACAACGTGGCCTTGCGGATGGAACGCAAGGAGCGGGTCATCGCGCGCAGGCCCGAACCGGTGCGCTTGTGGGTCATCCTGGCCGAGTCGGCGCTGCGGTACGTTGTCGGTTGTCCCGCTACCATGCGCAGCCAGTACGAAGAAATCACCAGGCTGTCAAAGTTGGATCACGTGACCATCCAAGTCCTGCCCATGCACAGCCGGGGGTACCGCTCAAGGAGCGACCTGGTCGTCATCGAGTTGCACGGCGGTCTGCCCCCGATGGTCCAGGTGGACAACGCTTGGGGAGGGGTCTCGACCTCGGACAAGCCCAAAGAAGTAGCGCGGTTCAACCGCAAGTTCAACCAGATGATCTCTTCCGCACTACCCTCGGAGGAGACGCCCGACTTCATGCAGCGGCTAGCACGAGAGGTGTAA
- a CDS encoding DUF397 domain-containing protein: MAPDSAWHKSSYSGGSGDSCVEAADVTATHGGIGVRDSKDPQGPALLFTPTEWTSFVALLRTGTADFGTV, encoded by the coding sequence TTGGCGCCCGACAGCGCCTGGCACAAGTCGTCCTACAGCGGCGGCTCCGGCGACAGTTGTGTCGAGGCCGCCGACGTGACGGCAACCCATGGCGGCATCGGCGTCCGCGACTCCAAGGACCCCCAGGGGCCCGCCCTCCTCTTCACCCCCACGGAGTGGACCTCCTTCGTCGCCCTCCTCCGCACCGGCACCGCCGACTTCGGCACCGTCTGA
- a CDS encoding DUF397 domain-containing protein, translated as MTARTYTAPELAPDHAWRKSSHSGGSGDNCVEIVTLSASQLAPDHDWFKSSHSGGTGNNCVEIAHVPTDAPWAKSSYSGDTGNSCVEVAASPHLVGVRDSKDPQGAALLFTPTEWTSFVALLRTGTADFGTV; from the coding sequence ATGACCGCGCGGACCTACACCGCTCCCGAGCTCGCGCCGGACCACGCCTGGCGGAAGTCGTCCCACAGCGGCGGCTCCGGCGACAACTGCGTCGAGATCGTCACCCTCTCCGCATCCCAACTGGCCCCTGACCACGACTGGTTCAAGTCCTCCCACAGCGGCGGCACCGGCAACAACTGCGTCGAGATCGCCCACGTCCCGACGGACGCCCCCTGGGCGAAATCGTCGTACAGCGGAGACACGGGCAACAGCTGCGTCGAAGTCGCCGCCTCGCCCCACCTCGTCGGCGTCCGCGACTCCAAGGACCCCCAGGGGGCCGCCCTCCTCTTCACCCCCACGGAGTGGACCTCCTTCGTCGCCCTCCTCCGCACCGGCACCGCCGACTTCGGCACCGTCTGA
- a CDS encoding SDR family oxidoreductase gives MTTARTWFITGVNSGFGRALAERLLAAGDRVAGTVRRDGSVDDLRSRHGDRFRVDHLDVTDLPRVREVVDAAFAALGRIDVVVVNAGYGLFGAAEELSDEQVHHQVGTNLLGAIQTARAALPHLRAQGGGRIIQISSVAGLAAHAGASLYHATKWGVEGFMEALAQEVAPFGIEVTLVEPGGARTEFARGNLRLSEPLAAYDGTPAAFVRQFRDGVAATVPVIGDPGKMADRIIASADERPAPLRLVLGSDSYAASTAALRARLAQVEPQEAAAASTDADDA, from the coding sequence ATGACGACTGCACGCACATGGTTCATCACCGGGGTCAACAGCGGGTTCGGCCGCGCACTGGCCGAGCGGCTGCTCGCGGCGGGTGACCGCGTCGCCGGCACGGTCCGCCGCGACGGCTCGGTGGACGACCTGCGCTCCCGCCACGGCGACCGCTTCCGCGTCGACCACCTCGACGTCACCGACCTGCCGCGGGTCCGCGAGGTCGTGGACGCCGCCTTCGCCGCACTCGGCCGGATCGACGTCGTGGTGGTCAACGCCGGCTACGGCCTCTTCGGCGCGGCCGAGGAGCTCAGCGACGAGCAGGTCCACCACCAGGTCGGCACGAACCTGCTCGGCGCGATCCAGACCGCCCGCGCCGCCCTGCCGCACCTGCGGGCCCAGGGCGGCGGCCGGATCATCCAGATCTCCTCGGTCGCCGGGCTCGCGGCCCACGCCGGCGCCTCGCTCTACCATGCGACCAAGTGGGGCGTCGAAGGGTTCATGGAGGCCCTGGCGCAGGAGGTCGCCCCGTTCGGGATCGAGGTGACGCTGGTCGAACCCGGCGGCGCCCGCACCGAGTTCGCCCGCGGCAACCTCCGGCTCAGCGAGCCGCTGGCGGCCTACGACGGTACGCCGGCCGCGTTCGTCCGCCAGTTCCGGGACGGGGTCGCCGCCACCGTCCCCGTGATCGGCGACCCGGGGAAGATGGCGGACCGCATCATCGCGAGCGCCGACGAGCGACCCGCCCCGCTCCGCCTGGTGTTGGGCAGCGACTCCTACGCGGCCTCCACCGCCGCCCTCCGCGCCCGCCTCGCCCAGGTGGAGCCCCAGGAGGCCGCCGCCGCGAGCACCGACGCCGACGACGCCTGA
- a CDS encoding helix-turn-helix domain-containing protein — MGDVGGGAGSGGSGGAVGNDLGDFLRARRELVTPGEVGLPPGNGLRRVPGLRREEVAMLAGISVEYYVRLEQGRDRTPSAQVVDAIAGVLRLDAESTAYLTALAEPRPRRRRGPRPDQQQVVPRGLALLLATANVPVIVFNRYSDVLDANRLARELSPTMVPGVNRLRMLFLDPDAPRHYADWEAYTAIAVAHLRAQVGAHARAEMADERLHALIGELSVRSERFRRLWARHDVRTASSGNFFIRHPRFGELELLVEKFAVVGADGLEALFLHAEPGSRSERALAELAESVGPEGPELSEESARRPLPPAPGTPDRPAL; from the coding sequence ATGGGTGACGTGGGCGGCGGTGCGGGTTCCGGGGGCTCGGGGGGCGCCGTCGGCAACGACCTCGGCGACTTCCTGCGGGCACGGCGCGAGCTGGTCACGCCCGGGGAGGTCGGGCTGCCGCCGGGGAACGGGCTGCGCCGGGTGCCGGGGCTGCGCCGCGAGGAGGTGGCGATGCTGGCGGGGATCAGCGTGGAGTACTACGTACGGCTCGAACAGGGCCGGGACCGCACCCCGTCGGCGCAGGTGGTGGACGCGATCGCGGGGGTGCTGCGGCTCGACGCCGAGAGCACCGCGTACCTGACGGCGCTGGCCGAACCCCGTCCGCGCCGGCGCCGCGGGCCCCGACCGGACCAGCAGCAGGTCGTGCCGCGCGGGCTCGCGCTGCTGCTGGCCACGGCGAACGTGCCCGTGATCGTCTTCAACCGCTACAGCGACGTGCTCGACGCGAACCGGCTCGCGCGGGAGCTGTCGCCCACGATGGTGCCCGGGGTGAACCGGCTGCGGATGCTCTTCCTCGACCCGGACGCGCCGAGGCACTACGCCGACTGGGAGGCGTACACGGCGATCGCGGTCGCCCACCTGCGCGCGCAGGTGGGCGCGCACGCGCGCGCCGAGATGGCGGACGAGCGGCTGCACGCGCTGATCGGCGAGTTGTCGGTCAGGAGCGAGCGGTTCCGCCGGCTGTGGGCGCGGCACGACGTGCGCACGGCGAGCAGCGGCAACTTCTTCATCCGCCACCCGCGCTTCGGCGAACTGGAGCTGCTGGTCGAGAAGTTCGCGGTGGTGGGAGCGGACGGCCTGGAGGCGCTGTTCCTCCACGCGGAGCCGGGGAGCCGGTCGGAGCGGGCGCTGGCGGAACTGGCGGAGTCGGTGGGACCGGAGGGGCCGGAGCTGTCGGAGGAGTCGGCTCGCCGGCCGCTTCCACCCGCACCGGGAACTCCCGACCGCCCCGCACTGTGA
- a CDS encoding SigE family RNA polymerase sigma factor — MMLATERHARTGRSGTAPTKPESERDFDGFVTARSAVLFRGALILTGNREAAEDLVQETLERACRKWRTIAAKDAPEAYVRRIMVNLANDRWRRFRRTVPHQDGVEHAAPGDQYGQVDTRDQLLRALQTLPMRMRTVVVLRYFHDLSDDEIAADLRISPSTVRSQLARGIDKLRGQFPALSHPSPQQPMEGIR; from the coding sequence GTGATGCTGGCAACCGAGCGACACGCCCGTACCGGACGCAGCGGGACCGCGCCGACGAAGCCGGAGAGCGAGAGGGACTTCGACGGCTTCGTCACCGCCCGGTCGGCCGTACTGTTCCGCGGGGCCCTGATCCTGACCGGGAACCGCGAAGCCGCGGAGGACCTGGTGCAGGAGACGCTGGAGCGAGCCTGCCGCAAGTGGCGCACCATCGCCGCGAAGGACGCTCCGGAAGCCTATGTGCGGCGGATCATGGTGAACCTCGCCAACGACAGGTGGCGGCGGTTCCGCCGCACGGTCCCGCACCAGGACGGCGTCGAACACGCCGCCCCCGGGGACCAGTACGGGCAGGTGGACACGAGGGACCAGTTGCTCCGGGCCCTCCAGACACTGCCGATGCGGATGCGGACGGTCGTGGTGCTGCGGTATTTCCACGACCTCTCGGACGACGAGATCGCGGCGGACCTGAGGATCTCGCCGAGCACCGTGCGGTCCCAGCTCGCCCGCGGCATCGACAAGCTCCGTGGCCAGTTCCCCGCGTTGTCCCACCCTTCACCGCAGCAGCCCATGGAAGGAATCCGATGA
- the gap gene encoding type I glyceraldehyde-3-phosphate dehydrogenase produces MTRIAINGFGRIGRNVLRALLERDTELEVVAVNDLTEPAALARLIAFDSTAGRLGRPVSVDGDVLVVDGRRIKVLAEREPAQLPWAELGVDIVLESTGRFTSAKAARAHLDAGARKVLVSAPSDGADVTLAFGVNTGAYDPELHTVVSNASCTTNALAPLAAVLHELAGIEHGFMTTVHAYTQEQNLQDGPHRDPRRARAAGVNIVPTTTGAAKAIGLVLPDLDGKLSGDSIRVPVPVGSIVELNTTVARDVTREDVLAAYRTAAEGPLAGVLEYSEDALVSSDITGNPASAIFDSALTRVDGRHVKVVAWYDNEWGFSNRVIDTLQLLASA; encoded by the coding sequence ATGACCCGCATCGCCATCAACGGATTCGGCCGCATCGGCCGCAACGTGCTGCGCGCGCTGCTCGAACGCGACACCGAGCTGGAGGTCGTGGCCGTCAACGACCTCACCGAGCCGGCCGCGCTCGCCCGCCTGATCGCCTTCGACTCGACCGCCGGCCGGCTCGGCCGCCCGGTGAGCGTCGACGGCGACGTCCTCGTGGTGGACGGCCGCCGGATCAAGGTGCTCGCCGAGCGCGAGCCCGCGCAACTGCCGTGGGCGGAGCTCGGTGTGGACATCGTGCTGGAGTCGACCGGCCGCTTCACCTCCGCGAAGGCCGCGCGCGCCCACCTCGACGCGGGCGCCCGCAAGGTCCTGGTCAGCGCGCCGTCCGACGGCGCCGACGTGACCCTCGCCTTCGGCGTGAACACCGGGGCGTACGACCCGGAGCTGCACACGGTCGTCTCGAACGCCTCCTGCACGACCAACGCGCTCGCCCCGCTCGCCGCCGTGCTGCACGAACTCGCCGGCATCGAGCACGGTTTCATGACCACGGTGCACGCCTACACGCAGGAGCAGAACCTCCAGGACGGGCCGCACCGCGACCCGCGCCGGGCCCGCGCGGCCGGCGTCAACATCGTGCCCACCACCACCGGCGCGGCCAAGGCGATCGGGCTGGTGCTGCCCGACCTCGACGGCAAGCTGTCGGGCGACTCGATCCGCGTGCCGGTCCCGGTCGGCTCCATCGTCGAGCTGAACACGACGGTGGCCCGCGACGTCACCCGCGAGGACGTCCTCGCGGCCTACCGCACCGCGGCGGAGGGACCGCTCGCCGGCGTGCTGGAGTACTCCGAGGACGCCCTGGTCTCCTCCGACATCACCGGCAACCCCGCCTCGGCGATCTTCGACTCCGCCCTCACCCGCGTCGACGGCCGCCACGTCAAGGTCGTCGCCTGGTACGACAACGAGTGGGGCTTCTCCAACCGCGTCATCGACACCCTGCAACTCCTCGCCTCCGCCTGA
- a CDS encoding GlxA family transcriptional regulator, which produces MPASRLHRVAVLVLEGAKPLDVGIPAQVFSTRASMPYEVRVCGAAPGLVTGGDGLSYHVADGLDALGWAEIVFLPGYRFPDREDPPPAVVEALVEAHRRGARLAAISTGAFALAATGLLDGRRATTHWHYTRALAAKHPRVRVDENVLFVDEGSVLTSAGAASGIDLCLHVLRRDLGVAASNHAARRLVAAPYRSGGQAQYVPRSVPEPLGERFAATREWALHRLGDPLTLEVLARHAAVSPRTFSRRFTEDTGYTPMQWVMRARVDVARELLERSERSVEQIAADVGLGTGANLRMHFQRTLGTTPSEYRRTFTRGE; this is translated from the coding sequence GTGCCCGCCTCCCGCCTGCATCGCGTCGCCGTCCTCGTGCTCGAAGGGGCCAAGCCGCTCGACGTCGGGATTCCCGCGCAGGTCTTCTCGACCCGCGCGAGCATGCCGTACGAGGTGCGGGTGTGCGGCGCGGCGCCCGGTCTGGTCACCGGCGGCGACGGCCTGTCGTACCACGTGGCCGACGGCCTGGACGCGCTCGGCTGGGCCGAGATCGTCTTCCTCCCCGGTTACCGCTTCCCGGACCGCGAGGACCCGCCGCCCGCCGTGGTGGAGGCGCTGGTCGAGGCGCACCGGCGCGGCGCGCGGCTGGCCGCGATCTCCACCGGCGCCTTCGCGCTGGCCGCCACCGGACTGCTGGACGGCCGCCGGGCCACCACCCACTGGCACTACACCCGGGCACTCGCGGCGAAGCACCCGCGGGTGCGGGTCGACGAGAACGTCCTGTTCGTGGACGAGGGGAGCGTGCTGACCTCGGCCGGCGCCGCCTCGGGGATCGACCTGTGCCTGCACGTGCTGCGCCGCGACCTGGGGGTGGCCGCCTCCAACCACGCGGCGCGCCGGCTGGTGGCGGCGCCGTACCGCAGCGGCGGCCAGGCGCAGTACGTGCCGCGCAGCGTGCCCGAGCCGCTGGGGGAGCGGTTCGCCGCCACCCGCGAGTGGGCGCTGCACCGGCTCGGCGACCCGCTCACCCTGGAGGTGCTGGCCCGGCACGCGGCGGTCTCGCCCCGCACGTTCTCGCGCCGCTTCACCGAGGACACCGGGTACACCCCGATGCAGTGGGTGATGCGGGCGCGGGTGGACGTGGCCCGGGAGCTGTTGGAGCGCTCCGAGCGGAGCGTCGAGCAGATCGCGGCGGACGTGGGGCTGGGCACGGGGGCGAACCTGCGGATGCACTTCCAGCGGACGCTGGGGACGACGCCGAGCGAGTACCGCAGGACCTTCACGCGCGGCGAGTAG
- a CDS encoding DUF402 domain-containing protein — MAGFAPGTTVVRRDVFRGRVWSAQALRVVHDSPEALVVACRPGAESLAPRAWIECQVTGDAPDRMRALDDLASGGWELGRWTWRDTVQLLWNPPATYFSVNAFYEPDGDHRLDHWYVNFQRPLRRTPLGFDTFDLLVDLVVAPDLSRWTWKDEDEYAQGRRLGVVDDADHAAVEAARGQVLAMIEGGEGPFAAGAGWRQWTSSPAWPAAVLPEAAAHAEVSEVSEVL, encoded by the coding sequence ATGGCAGGGTTCGCCCCGGGAACGACCGTCGTCCGCAGGGACGTCTTCCGCGGCCGGGTGTGGAGCGCGCAGGCGCTCCGCGTCGTGCACGACTCACCGGAGGCGCTCGTCGTGGCCTGCCGCCCGGGCGCGGAGTCACTGGCGCCGCGGGCGTGGATCGAGTGCCAGGTGACCGGCGACGCCCCCGACCGGATGCGGGCGCTGGACGACCTGGCCTCCGGCGGCTGGGAGTTGGGGCGCTGGACCTGGCGGGACACGGTGCAGTTGCTGTGGAACCCGCCGGCGACGTACTTCAGCGTCAACGCCTTCTACGAGCCGGACGGCGACCACCGCCTGGACCACTGGTACGTCAACTTCCAGCGCCCGCTGCGCCGTACCCCCCTGGGGTTCGACACCTTCGACCTGCTGGTGGACCTGGTGGTCGCGCCCGACCTGTCCCGGTGGACGTGGAAGGACGAGGACGAGTACGCGCAGGGGCGGCGGTTGGGCGTGGTGGACGACGCGGACCACGCGGCGGTGGAGGCCGCACGCGGCCAGGTGCTGGCGATGATCGAGGGCGGCGAGGGGCCGTTCGCGGCCGGCGCGGGGTGGCGGCAGTGGACGTCGTCACCCGCGTGGCCGGCGGCGGTGCTGCCCGAGGCGGCCGCGCACGCGGAGGTGTCGGAGGTGTCGGAGGTCTTGTGA
- the uppS gene encoding polyprenyl diphosphate synthase, with the protein MRMAGPLYALYTRRLRRRVASSGPLPRHIGLIMDGNRRWARQRGIANPSVGHRAGGEHVEDVLSWCDRLGIRHVTVFVCSTENLVRRDSAEVDFLMGLIEELVGRRLARPDARRRLHVAGSLDALPDRTARVLKEAVETTRDCPTGAHVTLAIGYGGRQEVVDALRELLHEQAQSGHTLDELADRIDIDDVARHLYTAGQPDPDLIIRTSGEQRMSNFLLWQGAHAELYFCEAYWPAFRELDFLRAIRSYGARRSRPTATAAPGR; encoded by the coding sequence ATGCGCATGGCCGGCCCCCTGTACGCCCTGTACACGCGACGGCTGCGCCGCCGGGTCGCCTCGTCCGGGCCGCTGCCCCGGCACATCGGGCTGATCATGGACGGCAACCGGCGCTGGGCCCGGCAGCGGGGCATCGCCAACCCGAGCGTGGGCCACCGGGCCGGCGGCGAGCACGTGGAGGACGTGCTGTCCTGGTGCGACCGGCTGGGCATCCGGCACGTGACGGTCTTCGTCTGCTCCACGGAGAACCTGGTGCGCCGCGACAGCGCCGAGGTGGACTTCCTGATGGGCCTGATCGAGGAACTGGTGGGCCGGCGCCTCGCCCGGCCCGACGCCCGCCGGCGGCTCCACGTCGCGGGGTCGCTGGACGCCCTGCCCGACCGGACCGCCCGCGTGCTGAAGGAGGCCGTGGAGACGACCCGGGACTGCCCCACCGGAGCGCACGTCACGCTCGCCATCGGTTACGGGGGCCGCCAGGAGGTTGTCGACGCGCTGCGCGAACTCCTGCACGAGCAGGCGCAGTCCGGCCACACCCTGGACGAACTCGCCGACCGGATCGACATCGACGACGTGGCCCGGCACCTCTACACGGCCGGCCAGCCCGACCCCGACCTGATCATCCGCACCAGCGGCGAGCAGCGCATGTCCAACTTCCTGCTGTGGCAGGGCGCCCACGCCGAGCTGTACTTCTGCGAGGCGTACTGGCCCGCCTTCCGCGAACTCGACTTCCTCCGCGCGATCCGCAGCTACGGCGCCCGCCGAAGCCGCCCGACGGCCACTGCCGCTCCCGGCCGGTAG
- a CDS encoding ROK family transcriptional regulator, which produces MARMAGTPGTPRVLRAMNDRAALDLLLEHGTLSRTRIGKLTGLSKPTASQLLARLEAAGLVLATGTTAGRPGPNAQLYSVNPAAAHVAGLDVKTERIRAAVADITGRTVGDFRLPTPSHRAGSAVEHVVRALEGAVKAAGLSRADLHRVVIGTPGAFDPSTGRLRYASHLPGWHSPSLLDELAAALPIPLEYDNDVNLAAIAEQRLGAARGHGDFALLWNEEGIGAAFVIGGRLHRGWTGGAGEVGFLPVPGTPLVRNVVKANNGGFQELAGCNAVLRTARELGLDVPEGSLEDAAAALLRRAADFHEEAASADGGGEPAGPYAELLARCATGHAVGLASIVAVLDPELIVLAGDVTVSGGEPLRAMIQAELAELAVPRPRLVLGTVQTHPVLSGALESALATTRDEVFDTSR; this is translated from the coding sequence ATGGCGCGCATGGCTGGCACTCCAGGAACGCCGCGCGTACTGCGCGCCATGAACGACCGCGCCGCGCTCGACCTCCTGCTGGAGCACGGCACGCTCTCCCGCACCCGCATCGGCAAGCTCACCGGGCTGTCCAAGCCGACCGCGTCGCAGTTGCTCGCCCGGCTGGAGGCGGCCGGCCTGGTGCTCGCCACCGGCACCACCGCGGGCCGCCCGGGCCCCAACGCCCAGCTCTACTCGGTGAACCCGGCCGCCGCCCACGTCGCCGGGCTCGACGTGAAGACCGAGCGGATCCGGGCCGCGGTCGCCGACATCACCGGCCGTACCGTGGGCGACTTCCGGTTGCCCACCCCCAGCCACCGCGCGGGCAGCGCGGTGGAGCACGTGGTGCGGGCGCTGGAGGGAGCGGTGAAGGCCGCCGGGCTCAGCCGCGCCGACCTGCACCGCGTGGTGATCGGCACGCCCGGCGCGTTCGACCCGAGCACCGGCCGGCTGCGCTACGCCAGCCACCTGCCCGGCTGGCACTCCCCCAGCCTGCTCGACGAGCTGGCCGCGGCGCTGCCGATCCCGCTGGAGTACGACAACGACGTCAACCTCGCCGCGATCGCCGAGCAGCGCCTCGGCGCCGCCCGCGGACACGGCGACTTCGCGCTGCTGTGGAACGAGGAGGGCATCGGCGCGGCCTTCGTGATCGGCGGCCGGCTGCACCGGGGCTGGACCGGCGGCGCCGGCGAGGTCGGCTTCCTGCCGGTGCCCGGCACCCCCCTGGTCCGCAACGTCGTCAAGGCGAACAACGGCGGCTTCCAGGAGCTGGCCGGGTGCAACGCGGTGCTGCGGACCGCCCGCGAGCTGGGCCTCGACGTCCCCGAGGGCAGCCTTGAGGACGCCGCGGCCGCGCTGCTGCGCCGGGCGGCGGACTTCCACGAGGAGGCGGCGAGCGCGGACGGCGGCGGCGAACCCGCCGGACCCTACGCGGAGTTGCTGGCCCGCTGCGCCACCGGCCACGCCGTCGGCCTCGCCTCGATCGTCGCGGTGCTCGACCCCGAGCTGATCGTGCTGGCGGGCGACGTGACCGTCTCCGGCGGCGAGCCGCTGCGCGCGATGATCCAGGCCGAACTGGCCGAACTCGCCGTGCCCCGGCCCCGGTTGGTGCTCGGCACCGTACAGACGCACCCCGTCCTCAGCGGCGCGCTGGAGAGCGCGCTCGCCACCACCCGCGACGAGGTGTTCGACACCTCCCGCTGA